The Geotoga petraea region AGATAAAAAAGAAACACTAATAGAGCATACTGAATTAACAAAAAAATATTTAAATAAAATTCTTGAAGATAAAAAAATAAAAAAAATAATAGATGATCTAATAATTAATTTAGAAATTAAGGAAAATATAAAAAGCCTTATAAATGAAATGTTTTATAACGCAATAATATTACATGATATAGGGAAAATAAATCCACTTTTCCAGATAGAAAAAATGTCAAATAAAGGCTTAAACAAAGAAAAATATAAAAATATAAATTCTACAGATCATTCCATAATATCCTCAATAATATATTCAATATATTATATAGAAAAAATATTAAAGAATTACCGATCCAATGATGAAAAATATCCATTAATATATTTCAATTTGCTATTCTCATATAACATCTCAAGACACCATTCAAACTTAGAAAATATGGATGAATTTATAGATAAAATGAGTAATTATTATAATAAAATATTGAATAACAAAGAGTTCTTAGATTTATTATCTGAAGATATTAAAAATACAATTGTTTCAAATGAACATGGTTATTTTTCTCAAAAATCTTATTATAAAATTGAAAGAAATTCTGAAAAAATTATAAAAGAAAATTATATAGAAAATATATTGCTAACAAAGCTAAATTATTCTTTGATAGTATCTTCGGATTATTATGCAACCTATGAGTTCTTCAATGGAGAAATAACAGATATTGGTTTGATTGATAAAAAAGAACAGATAATAGAAAACTATCAAAGTACAGAAATTTATAAAAATATAGAGAAATACAAAAATAATGAAATGAACTTTGAAAAAATGCCAATAAATAAATTAAGAACAGAAATGTTTTTAGAAAGTGAAAATGAGTTAAAACAAAATATTGAAAAAGATATATTTTACCTGGAAGCTCCAACAGGCAGCGGAAAAACAAATACATCAATAAATTTAGCTTTAAACTTATTAGAAGTAAACAAAATGGATAAAATAATATACGTTTTCCCTTTTAACACATTAGTTGAACAAACATATGAAATTTTAAAAGAAATATTTGGACAAGAGTTGGATCCAGTAGTAATAAATTCATTAACAGGATATTATGATAAAAAAAATGAAAAAGAATCTGAAATTGAATATTCTAAAAGTGATTATGATCAAATATTATTAGATAGAATATTTTGGCATTATCCTTTTATAATAACAACACATGTAAATTTATTTCAAGCTTTTTTTGGTAATTCAAGAAATGCACATTACTCTTTACTGCATCTAACAAACTCTATAATAATAATTGATGAAATACAAAGTTATAAAAATTCTTTGTGGGAAGATATAATAAATTATTTTGATAAATTTGCAAAATATTTAAATATAAAATTTATAATAATGTCTGCCACTCTTCCAAAACTAGATAAAATGCTAGAAAATAAAAAAAGTCATTTTGTTGATTTAATAAAAAAACCAGATAAATATTTTAAAAATCCTTTATTTAAAAACAGAGTAAATTTAAATTTTGAACTATTAAGAAAAGAGGGAACATCTTTCGAAACTTTAAAAAATCATATATTAGAAAACACAAAAGGAAAAGACAAAATATTAATTGAATTTATAGAAAAAAAAGAAGCTTTTAATTTCTATAAATATCTAAAAAAAGAAATAAAAAGAGATATTGAATTAATAACCTCGGATGACAATCCTATAGAAAGACAAAGAATAATATCAAAAGCTAAAAATAAAGAAGGATTCATATTAATTTCAACGCAGGTAATAGAAGCGGGAGTAGATATAGATATGGATATTGGTTATAAAAATATAGGATATTTAGATAATGAAGAGCAATTTCTTGGGAGAATTAACAGATCTTCAAAAAAGAAAGATGCTATTGTTTATTTTTTCAAAATAACAGACCCAAAAAAAATATATAAAAATGATGCCAGAACATTATTCAATATATTAGAATATCCAGAAAATATAGAAAATTTAAAAAACAAAAACTTTAATGACTATTACAAAAATGTATTTCAAAAAATAAAAACTACCAATCAAAAGCATAATGAAAATAGCATTGAAAGTCGTAAAAATAAAATTAAAATTTTAGATTTTAGAGGAATATCAAACGATATGAAGCTAATAGATGATGAAAAAATTCAAATATTCTTAAATTTCGATGAAACAATTAATGGTGAAATTATATCTGGGAAAGAAGTTTGGGAAGAATTTAAAAAAATATTAGAAGAAAAAACAGAATATTCTGAAAAGAAATACAAATTATCCAAAATATATCAAAAAATGAATTATTTCTTGAAGCAAGTAAATAAATTCATAAAAAAAGAAAGCTATAGCGAAAAAATAGGAGAAATATATTATTACCCTAACGGTGAAATATTTTTTGAGGATGGAAAGTTCAGTATTGAAAAATTTAAAGATTTTGAAAAAGGAGATTTTATCCCAGAGAATGACATTCTATAATCAACGTAACCTTCATTAAAAATAGAAAACATAAAATCAACGGTTTTTAAGAAAATTACTGGGAAAAAACTTCTGAAAATATAATAAAAAGGGAAATATTTAAAATATTCATCTTTAAAAAACTTGAATTGATGACTATCTAACATCAATAATGATTATATTTAAATAATTCTTTTTTTGCTTGTTTCATGTCTGTTAAGATTATCTAACATCAATAATGATTATATTTAAATAATTGTCAATACATGGATTAATCACATAAAGAATAGATCTAACATCAATAATGATTATATTTAAATCGTTGTTTTTGAAAAATGGATAATATCTGATAACGTATCTAACATCAATAATGATTATATTTAAATATTATTTCTTTTTCTTCTGTTTCGTAAGTTAATATAATCTAACATCAATAATGATTATATTTAAATTTCCAACCTGCTATCTCTCCCCAACCGTCGTTTTTTATCTAACATCAATAATGATTATATTTAAATTCTAAGACGTAAATCTAATTGATTAAAATCTTTTTCATCTAACATCAATAATGATTATATTTAAATGATACTAATTCTTCTTTATTTTTTCTGTTTGAGCGAATCTAACATCAATAATGATTATATTTAAATAAGCTCCATCAAATCCCATGAACGCTCTACCAAGCTATCTAACATCAATAATGATTATATTTAAATTGAGGAATATTTTTTGCTTTTCTTTGCAACATATTAAATCTAACATCAATAATGATTATATTTAAATAGCGTATGCCCTGTGTTTTGAGAATGATTGCCACTCATCTAACATCAATAATGATTATATTTAAATTAAAATTTGTAGAATACGCTCCTGTTTTTTTTATACATCTAACATCAATAATGATTATATTTAAATCCGAAAGGATCTTCATCTGGAGTTTCTAAATCTGCATCTAACATCAATAATGATTATATTTAAATAAAATCATACTCATTTTTACTCCTCCTTTTTTTGTTATCTAACATCAATAATGATTATATTTAAATCCATACGAGTTAACTATCTGATTTGTGTTTGGATCCATCTAACATCAATAATGATTATATTTAAATAAATACAATTTATCCGATATGTATTTTGCGTCGTATATCTAACATCAATAATGATTATATTTAAATAAATATAGTTCTATTCTTTCACTTTTAAAAAATAAAATCTAACATCAATAATGATTATATTTAAATAAACTTTTGTTCAAATCGTCTAAAAGCTTGTCTATAATCTAACATCAATAATGATTATATTTAAATCACGAAAAAGTGGACTGATAGATTATGCTTATCATGCATCTAACATCAATAATGATTATATTTAAATGGCCTACCAGTAGCATTTTTCCCGTTGTCTTTTTTTATCTAACATCAATAATGATTATATTTAAATTGTCGTGTGCAGTGTAAGGACTGTTTATAATTTCCTATCTAACATCAATAATGATTATATTTAAATTTCCGATATCTCGCCCGTTTTGTTTCTTTCTTTTTCCATCTAACATCAATAATGATTATATTTAAATCCATGTTGCGTTCTGGACTAATTCTGGTTTGTATTCATCTAACATCAATAATGATTATATTTAAATCATATTCACATATCAACAAACTGTTAACTAACTGTTATCTAACATCAATAATGATTATATTTAAATACGTATATTTCGTCTAATTCCATCATATAACATATTATCTAACATCAATAATGATTATATTTAAATAGATATTCCAATTCTTCTTGACTTATTCCCTCTAAGATCTAACATCAATAATGATTATATTTAAATAGTATTAATCTAAACGTTGATG contains the following coding sequences:
- a CDS encoding CRISPR-associated helicase/endonuclease Cas3, whose amino-acid sequence is MYIDMGNLLNEKTVYAHLSEDKKETLIEHTELTKKYLNKILEDKKIKKIIDDLIINLEIKENIKSLINEMFYNAIILHDIGKINPLFQIEKMSNKGLNKEKYKNINSTDHSIISSIIYSIYYIEKILKNYRSNDEKYPLIYFNLLFSYNISRHHSNLENMDEFIDKMSNYYNKILNNKEFLDLLSEDIKNTIVSNEHGYFSQKSYYKIERNSEKIIKENYIENILLTKLNYSLIVSSDYYATYEFFNGEITDIGLIDKKEQIIENYQSTEIYKNIEKYKNNEMNFEKMPINKLRTEMFLESENELKQNIEKDIFYLEAPTGSGKTNTSINLALNLLEVNKMDKIIYVFPFNTLVEQTYEILKEIFGQELDPVVINSLTGYYDKKNEKESEIEYSKSDYDQILLDRIFWHYPFIITTHVNLFQAFFGNSRNAHYSLLHLTNSIIIIDEIQSYKNSLWEDIINYFDKFAKYLNIKFIIMSATLPKLDKMLENKKSHFVDLIKKPDKYFKNPLFKNRVNLNFELLRKEGTSFETLKNHILENTKGKDKILIEFIEKKEAFNFYKYLKKEIKRDIELITSDDNPIERQRIISKAKNKEGFILISTQVIEAGVDIDMDIGYKNIGYLDNEEQFLGRINRSSKKKDAIVYFFKITDPKKIYKNDARTLFNILEYPENIENLKNKNFNDYYKNVFQKIKTTNQKHNENSIESRKNKIKILDFRGISNDMKLIDDEKIQIFLNFDETINGEIISGKEVWEEFKKILEEKTEYSEKKYKLSKIYQKMNYFLKQVNKFIKKESYSEKIGEIYYYPNGEIFFEDGKFSIEKFKDFEKGDFIPENDIL